In Providencia rettgeri, the following proteins share a genomic window:
- the pheA gene encoding bifunctional chorismate mutase/prephenate dehydratase has product MENSTNLLKVREKISQLDSELLNLLAKRRGYAVEVAETKIDDSRPIRDKDRERQLLDVLINKGKPLGLDGFYITRLFQMIIEDSVLTQQAILQKHLNLTPSDTARFAFLGPKGSYSHIAARQYSARHFDQLVECSCHKFQDIFSLVENGQAEYGILPIENTSSGAINDVYDLLQNTSLSIVGEIRLPINHCLLTTGNTDLSQIKTVYSHPQPFQQCSQYLAQFPHWEIKYCDSTSTAMQMVADQNSPSVAALGSEAGGALYDLSVIEHNLANQQINMTRFIVVAPQPIEVTEQVPAKTTLLLTTGQQAGALVDALVILKNNKIIMSKLESRPINGKPWEEMFYVDVHANLRSDNMQQALRELSTITRSIKILGCYPSENVVPVEPEKITP; this is encoded by the coding sequence ATGGAAAACAGCACTAATTTATTGAAAGTAAGAGAAAAAATAAGCCAACTAGATAGTGAGTTACTCAATCTTTTAGCAAAGCGCCGTGGTTATGCTGTTGAAGTTGCTGAAACAAAAATTGATGATAGCCGCCCGATTCGCGATAAAGACCGTGAACGCCAGCTTTTGGATGTTTTAATTAACAAAGGCAAACCTCTAGGACTTGATGGTTTTTATATTACTCGTTTATTTCAAATGATTATTGAGGACTCTGTTCTTACACAACAGGCGATTTTACAAAAGCATTTAAATTTAACCCCTAGTGACACTGCCCGTTTCGCATTTTTAGGGCCGAAAGGCTCTTATTCACACATTGCTGCACGCCAGTACTCAGCCCGTCATTTTGACCAGTTGGTTGAATGCAGTTGCCACAAATTCCAAGATATTTTTTCATTAGTTGAAAATGGGCAAGCAGAATACGGTATTTTGCCAATAGAAAATACCAGTTCAGGTGCAATTAACGATGTTTACGATTTACTGCAAAATACGTCATTATCAATCGTCGGAGAGATTCGACTCCCAATTAATCATTGCCTCTTAACGACAGGAAATACCGATCTCAGCCAGATCAAAACCGTTTATAGCCACCCACAGCCTTTCCAGCAATGTAGCCAGTACTTAGCGCAATTCCCACACTGGGAAATAAAATATTGTGATAGCACATCAACCGCAATGCAAATGGTTGCCGATCAAAACTCACCGAGTGTCGCAGCTCTTGGAAGTGAAGCCGGTGGCGCATTATACGATTTAAGTGTAATAGAGCATAACCTTGCTAATCAGCAAATTAATATGACTCGCTTTATTGTTGTTGCACCACAACCAATTGAAGTCACAGAACAAGTTCCTGCAAAAACAACACTGCTTCTGACCACTGGCCAACAAGCTGGTGCTTTAGTTGATGCATTAGTTATTTTGAAAAATAATAAGATAATTATGAGCAAGTTAGAATCACGCCCAATTAATGGAAAACCCTGGGAAGAGATGTTTTATGTCGATGTTCATGCAAACTTGCGTTCAGATAATATGCAACAAGCTTTAAGAGAACTTTCAACAATTACTAGGTCAATTAAAATATTAGGCTGCTACCCATCCGAAAATGTGGTTCCTGTTGAACCTGAAAAAATTACACCTTAA
- a CDS encoding methyl-accepting chemotaxis protein — translation MFFKNLKISMKLTVAFGSFVALIILSSIFSLANMNRANDGMKQVLYESYPIASTAGQMMDNFYSFIGIQELILLDDRGSDKRREELAKITLKINELMENLENNVTDDRSKEVLADLRVIRQQFHSSITRINTFLSENNRQAAIDEMMTKTSSIQRDYREQIQTLMAIQDLQMQEIGRKVNADYESNKILLAVLSILSIGVGCVMGWYITTIITRPLENAVNFAQSIANGDLTKDIQVTSKDETGVLLNALNAMKEHLLEIVQEVQQGSESISAAAGQIVAGNQNLAARTEEQAASVEETASSMEQITSTVQNTTEHTHEASMLADQTAIIVQNNGDMMSQVTNKMRAINGSSSQMTEIINLIDSIAFQTNILALNASVEAARAGEHGRGFAVVAGEVRLLAQKSAASASDIRGLIENSSSQTQEGMELVEKATQQIHGMVDSVKEMNALLREIGQASREQSDGISQINSAVGQLDLTTQQNASLVEESVVAADSLNEQAYHLKELVNYFRVKSSNHQPEVRV, via the coding sequence ATGTTTTTTAAAAATCTTAAAATCAGTATGAAGTTAACGGTAGCATTTGGTAGTTTTGTTGCGCTTATTATCTTAAGTTCAATATTTTCTTTAGCGAATATGAACCGAGCTAATGATGGCATGAAACAAGTGTTGTATGAAAGTTATCCTATCGCCTCTACCGCAGGGCAAATGATGGATAACTTCTATTCTTTTATAGGGATCCAAGAGCTAATTTTACTGGATGATCGTGGTAGTGATAAACGCAGAGAAGAATTGGCTAAAATTACATTAAAAATTAATGAATTGATGGAAAACTTAGAAAATAACGTTACAGATGATCGCTCTAAAGAAGTCTTGGCTGATTTGCGTGTTATTCGCCAACAGTTTCATTCATCAATTACTCGCATCAATACCTTTTTATCAGAGAATAATCGCCAGGCTGCTATTGACGAAATGATGACGAAAACGTCGAGTATTCAGCGTGATTATCGAGAACAAATTCAAACGTTAATGGCAATTCAAGATTTGCAGATGCAAGAGATTGGCCGGAAAGTTAATGCAGACTATGAAAGTAATAAAATATTACTGGCAGTGCTATCGATCTTGAGTATTGGCGTGGGCTGCGTAATGGGGTGGTATATTACGACAATAATTACCAGGCCATTGGAAAATGCAGTTAATTTCGCTCAGTCAATTGCAAATGGGGATTTGACTAAAGATATTCAGGTTACTTCAAAAGATGAAACGGGTGTGTTGCTAAATGCACTGAATGCGATGAAAGAACACTTACTGGAAATCGTCCAAGAGGTTCAGCAAGGTTCTGAAAGTATTTCGGCAGCAGCAGGGCAAATTGTTGCGGGGAACCAAAACCTGGCCGCGCGTACTGAAGAGCAAGCCGCATCAGTTGAAGAAACAGCCAGTTCAATGGAACAAATCACGTCAACGGTTCAAAACACGACTGAACACACTCATGAAGCAAGTATGCTTGCAGACCAAACTGCGATTATTGTACAAAACAATGGTGATATGATGAGCCAAGTTACGAATAAAATGCGTGCAATTAATGGCTCATCATCACAGATGACAGAAATTATTAATCTCATCGACTCCATTGCATTCCAAACTAATATTTTAGCATTGAATGCATCGGTGGAAGCGGCAAGAGCGGGTGAGCATGGGCGAGGCTTCGCTGTTGTTGCTGGAGAAGTAAGGTTGCTAGCACAGAAAAGTGCTGCTTCCGCGAGTGATATTCGTGGGTTGATTGAAAATTCATCGTCCCAAACACAAGAAGGCATGGAACTTGTCGAAAAAGCAACGCAACAAATACATGGCATGGTTGATAGTGTAAAAGAGATGAATGCGTTATTACGTGAAATTGGGCAAGCTAGCCGTGAGCAAAGCGATGGTATTTCTCAAATTAATAGTGCGGTCGGGCAGCTTGATTTAACCACACAACAAAATGCGAGTTTAGTTGAAGAATCTGTTGTCGCAGCGGACTCATTAAATGAACAGGCGTACCATTTGAAGGAGCTAGTCAATTATTTCAGAGTGAAATCGTCGAATCACCAACCTGAAGTGAGAGTATAG
- the raiA gene encoding ribosome-associated translation inhibitor RaiA, with protein MIVNITSKQMDITPAIREHIESRLTKLDKWQVSLINTHVVLSKEPQGFMVDANIKTATGKLVASAKHEDMYVAINELINKLERQLNKVQHKGESRRAYNSVKEANNTVTL; from the coding sequence ATGATAGTGAACATTACTAGCAAGCAAATGGACATTACCCCAGCGATTCGTGAGCACATTGAGAGCCGTCTAACAAAACTCGACAAGTGGCAAGTATCTCTGATAAATACCCATGTTGTATTATCAAAAGAGCCACAAGGTTTTATGGTTGATGCCAACATAAAAACAGCGACAGGAAAATTGGTCGCAAGTGCCAAGCATGAAGATATGTACGTTGCAATTAATGAACTAATTAACAAACTCGAAAGACAACTCAATAAAGTGCAACATAAAGGAGAATCAAGAAGAGCCTATAATAGTGTAAAAGAAGCGAATAATACTGTTACGTTATAA